A genomic segment from Corylus avellana chromosome ca5, CavTom2PMs-1.0 encodes:
- the LOC132180567 gene encoding DNA ligase 6 isoform X1, with protein MASSQSSKTLTLDSSHLFLTALQSLAQQQTLPPPPPLSPPLPLPSIPSFFPQSKLVPKTRFAVDAFRSAGDFSVSYFLSHFHSDHYTGLSPNWSKGVVFCSHTTANLLIKVLNVPSPIVVPLPLRETVVIDGCEVTLIDANHCPGAVQFLFRIPRPNGEFDRYVHTGDFRFCDWMKLDPFLAEFIGSDAVFLDTTYCNPKFVFPSQEESVEYVASVIARIGSEYHKGGSMRNVLFLVATYVVGKEKILLEIARRCGRKIHVDARKMEVLRVLGYGESGVFTEDECESDVHVVGWNVLGETWPYFRPNFVKMKEIMEERGYSKVVGFVPTGWTYEVKRNKFTVRSKDSFEIHLVPYSEHSNYDELREYVKFLKPKRVVPTVGLDVENLDSKHANKMRKHFAGLVDEMANKQEFLRGFYRGSCEMVDKVQKDASNASNEGMDGENEIKASKGKTIKITDPDLVLDLSSSLKESGTQDPVVLNVEDAYSLKQPGSQDLTVLDDEETEKIIQELRDCLPAWVTRSQMLDLISSSGRNIVEAVSNFYERETEFHEQVFACTASTSTSQTSSLNDSASLLNTGIVMSSPVVTVGKSLSQDGEPACLMHLIKSGSGISPGKMNRTIGDGPNKKVKVNSINSGTSPGKRKMNTVNKLNKKAKVNSTSGSGGSKQPTITRFFSKVLPDVSQGGKVGSTFEQCPKDENLLPDAAAKLYEDEIDLFIQIINGNESSKSHAANILKKTKGDINKALDIYYCNPKGDLSDSSKPVLAQSGVDNCSPGQTKNVPERSECIPDISVQALLTKDADATLVSLPPEKYSPIEHACWRSGQPAPYIHLARTFGQLEDEKGKIKATSMLCNMFRSLLILSPEDVLPAVYLCTNKIAADHENIELNIGGSLVTSALEEACGTNRSKIREMYNKLGDLGDVAQECRQTQTLLAPPSPLLIKDVFSALRKISVQTGSGSTVRKKSLMVNLMCSCREKEMKFLVRTLVRNLRIGAMMRTVLPALAQAVFINSCPNFYHEGRVENLKEKLQCLSATVVEAYNIVPNLDLVVPSLMIKGIEFSSSTLSMVPGIPIKPMLAKITNGIPQALKLFQNKAFTCEYKYDGQRAQIHKLVDGSVRIFSRNGDETTSRFPDLINIIKESCKPAAMTFVLDTEVVAVDRKNGCRLMSFQELSSRGRGSKDTFITVDSVKVDICVFVFDIMFANGERLLSFSLRQRRKKLKDLFYDEKLGYFEYAKEMTVEADDTCLTNEATLSKISSFLEDAFRSSCEGIMVKSLDVDAEYSPSKRTDTWLKVKRDYVEGLNDSLDLVPIGAWHGNGRKAGWYSPFLMACYNPDTEEFQSVCRVMSGFSDSFYREMKDLFSGDRILSKKPAYYLTAELPDMWFSPEVVWQIRGADFTVSPVHKAAIGLVHPSRGISIRFPRFIRSVSDRNPEECSTAADIAEMFQSQTRKMDVPAED; from the exons ATGGCGTCGTCCCAGTcctccaaaaccctaaccctagacTCCTCCCACCTCTTCCTCACCGCCCTTCAATCCCTCGCTCAACAACAAACGCTTCCGCCACCACCACCGCTCTCAccccctcttcctcttccttctaTTCCTTCCTTTTTCCCACAATCCAAGCTCGTCCCCAAAACCCGTTTCGCAGTCGACGCCTTCCGCTCCGCTGGCGATTTCTCCGTCTCCTACTTCCTCTCCCACTTCCACTCCGACCACTACACCGGCCTCTCCCCCAATTGGTCCAAAGGCGTTGTTTTCTGCTCCCACACCACCGCCAATCTCCTTATCAAAGTCCTCAATGTCCCTTCGCCGATCGTCGTCCCGTTGCCGCTCCGCGAAACCGTCGTGATCGATGGCTGCGAGGTTACGCTCATCGACGCCAATCATTGTCCCGGTGCGGTGCAATTCTTATTCAGGATTCCACGTCCCAACGGAGAATTCGATAGGTATGTTCACACGGGCGATTTTCGGTTCTGTGATTGGATGAAATTAGACCCTTTTTTAGCTGAATTTATAGGTTCCGATGCGGTTTTCTTGGATACTACGTATTGTAATCCGAAATTTGTGTTTCCGTCGCAAGAAGAGTCTGTTGAGTATGTTGCTAGTGTGATAGCGAGAATAGGGAGTGAATATCATAAGGGTGGTTCGATGAGGAATGTTTTGTTTCTTGTAGCTACTTATGTTGTCGGGAAAGAGAAGATTTTACTTGAGATTGCGCGGAGGTGTGGTAGGAAGATACACGTGGACGCTAGAAAAATGGAGGTTTTGCGTGTTTTGGGGTATGGAGAGAGCGGGGTGTTTACAGAGGATGAGTGTGAAAGTGATGTTCATGTTGTTGGGTGGAATGTCTTGGGTGAGACATGGCCATATTTTAGGCctaattttgtgaaaatgaagGAGATCATGGAGGAAAGAGGGTACTCTAAGGTTGTGGGTTTTGTTCCAACAGGGTGGACTTATGAAGTGAAGCGCAATAAGTTTACGGTGAGGTCTAAGGATTCGTTTGAGATTCATCTTGTACCTTATAGTGAACATTCAAACTATGATGAACTTAGGGAATATGTGAAGTTTTTGAAACCCAAGCGTGTTGTTCCTACGGTGGGTTTGGATGTTGAAAATCTAGACAGCAAGCATGCTAATAAAATGCGAAAGCATTTTGCTGGGCTAGTTGATGAAATGGCCAACAAGCAAGAGTTCTTAAGGGGGTTTTATCGAGGGTCCTGTGAAATGGTTGACAAGGTTCAAAAGGATGCCAGCAATGCCTCAAATGAGGGGATGGACGGGGAGAACGAGATCAAGGCATCCAAGGGAAAAACCATTAAAATAACTGATCCGGATCTTGTTTTGGACTTGTCATCTTCTCTGAAAGAATCTGGTACTCAAGATCCAGTTGTCTTGAATGTTGAGGATGCATATTCTCTGAAACAGCCTGGTTCACAAGATCTAACTGTGTTGGATGATGAGGAAACAGAGAAAATCATTCAGGAGCTTCGTGATTGCTTGCCAGCATGGGTCACTCGAAGCCAGATGTTAGATCTAATTAGCAGCTCTGGAAGGAATATTGTTGAAGCAGTGTCCAATTTCTATGAACGTGAAACTGAATTTCATGAGCAAGTTTTTGCTTGTACAGCTTCTACATCTACTTCTCAGACCAGCTCACTTAATGACTCTGCATCACTTTTGAACACAGGTATTGTTATGAGCAGTCCAGTTGTAACTGTTGGCAAATCTTTAAGTCAAGACGGTGAGCCAGCCTGCCTGATGCATTTGATTAAGAGTGGCAGTGGCATTTCTCCTGGAAAAATGAATAGGACTATTGGCGATGGGCCAAACAAGAAAGTAAAAGTCAATTCAATTAACAGTGGCACTTCTCCtgggaaaaggaaaatgaatacTGTGAATAAGCTAAACAAGAAAGCAAAGGTCAATTCAACATCGGGCTCTGGTGGGTCAAAACAACCTACAATTACAAGATTTTTCAGTAAAGTTTTGCCTGATGTTTCTCAAGGTGGTAAGGTTGGAAGTACGTTTGAGCAATGCCCTAAAGATGAAAATCTGTTGCCTGATGCTGCTGCCAAGTTATACGAGGATGAAATAGATCTGtttattcaaataataaatggTAACGAGTCATCTAAAAGCCATGCTGCCAACATCCTAAAGAAGACAAAAGGAGATATAAATAAGGCATTGGATATATACTACTGTAATCCTAAGGGTGACCTTAGTGACTCTAGCAAACCAGTTCTTGCACAGAGTGGTGTCGACAACTGCTCTCCTGGCCAAACGAAGAATGTGCCAGAGAGATCAGAATGTATTCCTGATATCTCTGTTCAGGCATTATTAACAAAGGATGCGGATGCAACTCTTGTATCACTACCGCCGGAAAAATACAGTCCTATAGAGCATG CATGCTGGAGGAGTGGACAACCTGCTCCATATATACATCTTGCAAGAACATTTGGGCAGCTCGAGGACGAAAAGGGAAAGATAAAAGCTACTTCTATGTTGTGCAATATGTTCAGAAG TTTGCTGATCTTGTCTCCGGAGGATGTGCTGCCTGCCGTGTATTTGTGCACAAATAAGATTGCTGCTGACCATGAAAATATA GAGCTAAACATTGGTGGTAGTTTGGTCACATCAGCACTCGAAGAGGCATGTGGCACAAATCGGTCCAAAATAAGAGAGATGTATAACAAGCTTGGTGATCTTG GTGATGTTGCTCAAGAATGCCGACAAACACAGACATTACTTGCCCCTCCTTCACCACTTCTAATTAAAGATGTATTTTCTGCACTCCGAAAGATAAG TGTACAAACAGGCAGTGGAAGTACTGTTCGAAAGAAAAGCCTCATGGTAAATCTCATGTGTTCTTGTAGAGAGAAGGAGATGAAGTTTCTTGTTAGAACTTTG GTCAGGAATTTACGGATTGGAGCAATGATGAGAACTGTTCTTCCTGCTTTGGCTCAAGCTGTCTTTATTAATTCCTGCCCTAACTTTTACCATGAAGGAAGAGTTGAAAATTTGAAGGAGAAGCTTCAG TGCCTTTCTGCGACTGTAGTTGAAGCCTATAATATAGTCCCCAATTTG GATCTGGTTGTTCCCTCTCTCATGATCAAGGGCAttgaattttcttcttcaactttgTCAATGGTTCCAGGAATACCTATTAAGCCTATGCTTGCAAA AATCACCAATGGTATCCCGCAAGCGCTGAAGCTCTTCCAAAATAAAGCCTTTACATGTGAATATAA ATATGATGGTCAGCGTGCCCAAATTCACAAATTAGTTGATGGATCTGTACGCATTTTTTCACGAAATGGGGATGAAACAACATCAAGATTTCCAGATTTGATTAATATAATTAAGGAGTCGTGTAAGCCTGCTGCAATGACTTTTGTACTGGATACAGAG GTTGTTGCAGTTGATAGGAAGAATGGCTGCAGACTCATGTCCTTCCAAGAACTATCTTCACGAGGGAGAGGGAGCAAAGATACCTTTATTACAGTGGATAGTGTGAAG GTTGATATTTGCGTGTTTGTCTTTGATATAATGTTTGCTAATGGAGAGCG GCTGTTGAGCTTTTCTCTCCGCCAAAGACGAAAAA AACTGAAGGATTTGTTTTATGATGAGAAGTTGGGATATTTTGAATATGCAAAGGAAATGACA GTCGAAGCAGATGATACTTGTTTGACCAATGAAGCCACGTTAAGTAAGATAAGCTCTTTTCTTGAAGATGCATTCCGCTCCTCATGTGAAGGGATCATGGTTAAATCACTGGATGTTGATGCTGAATATTCTCCATCAAAGCGTACTGACACATGGTTAAAG GTCAAGCGAGACTATGTGGAAGGATTGAATGACTCTCTTGATTTAGTCCCAATCGGTGCTTGGCATGGTAATGGGAGAAAAGCTGGATG GTACAGTCCATTTCTTATGGCATGTTACAACCCTGACACTGAGGAATTCCAAAGCGTATGCCGTGTCATGTCCGGATTCTCAGATTCTTTTTACAGAGAG ATGAAAGATTTATTTTCTGGGGACAGGATCCTGTCTAAAAAGCCAGCTTATTATCTAACAGCCGAGTTGCCTGATATGTGGTTTTCACCAGAAGTTGTTTGGCAAATAAGGGGTGCAGACTTCACAGTGTCACCAGTTCACAAGGCTGCCATAGGTTTGGTTCATCCATCTCGTGGAATCTCAATCAGATTCCCTAGATTCATCCGCTCTGTTTCTGATAGAAATCCCGAAGAATGTAGCACAGCTGCAGATATAGCTGAAATGTTTCAATCTCAGACTCGAAAGATGGACGTGCCAGCTGAAGATTGA
- the LOC132180567 gene encoding DNA ligase 6 isoform X2, with translation MASSQSSKTLTLDSSHLFLTALQSLAQQQTLPPPPPLSPPLPLPSIPSFFPQSKLVPKTRFAVDAFRSAGDFSVSYFLSHFHSDHYTGLSPNWSKGVVFCSHTTANLLIKVLNVPSPIVVPLPLRETVVIDGCEVTLIDANHCPGAVQFLFRIPRPNGEFDRYVHTGDFRFCDWMKLDPFLAEFIGSDAVFLDTTYCNPKFVFPSQEESVEYVASVIARIGSEYHKGGSMRNVLFLVATYVVGKEKILLEIARRCGRKIHVDARKMEVLRVLGYGESGVFTEDECESDVHVVGWNVLGETWPYFRPNFVKMKEIMEERGYSKVVGFVPTGWTYEVKRNKFTVRSKDSFEIHLVPYSEHSNYDELREYVKFLKPKRVVPTVGLDVENLDSKHANKMRKHFAGLVDEMANKQEFLRGFYRGSCEMVDKVQKDASNASNEGMDGENEIKASKGKTIKITDPDLVLDLSSSLKESGTQDPVVLNVEDAYSLKQPGSQDLTVLDDEETEKIIQELRDCLPAWVTRSQMLDLISSSGRNIVEAVSNFYERETEFHEQVFACTASTSTSQTSSLNDSASLLNTGIVMSSPVVTVGKSLSQDGEPACLMHLIKSGSGISPGKMNRTIGDGPNKKVKVNSINSGTSPGKRKMNTVNKLNKKAKVNSTSGSGGSKQPTITRFFSKVLPDVSQGGKVGSTFEQCPKDENLLPDAAAKLYEDEIDLFIQIINGNESSKSHAANILKKTKGDINKALDIYYCNPKGDLSDSSKPVLAQSGVDNCSPGQTKNVPERSECIPDISVQALLTKDADATLVSLPPEKYSPIEHACWRSGQPAPYIHLARTFGQLEDEKGKIKATSMLCNMFRSLLILSPEDVLPAVYLCTNKIAADHENIELNIGGSLVTSALEEACGTNRSKIREMYNKLGDLGDVAQECRQTQTLLAPPSPLLIKDVFSALRKISVQTGSGSTVRKKSLMVNLMCSCREKEMKFLVRTLVRNLRIGAMMRTVLPALAQAVFINSCPNFYHEGRVENLKEKLQCLSATVVEAYNIVPNLDLVVPSLMIKGIEFSSSTLSMVPGIPIKPMLAKITNGIPQALKLFQNKAFTCEYKYDGQRAQIHKLVDGSVRIFSRNGDETTSRFPDLINIIKESCKPAAMTFVLDTEVVAVDRKNGCRLMSFQELSSRGRGSKDTFITVDSVKAVELFSPPKTKKTEGFVL, from the exons ATGGCGTCGTCCCAGTcctccaaaaccctaaccctagacTCCTCCCACCTCTTCCTCACCGCCCTTCAATCCCTCGCTCAACAACAAACGCTTCCGCCACCACCACCGCTCTCAccccctcttcctcttccttctaTTCCTTCCTTTTTCCCACAATCCAAGCTCGTCCCCAAAACCCGTTTCGCAGTCGACGCCTTCCGCTCCGCTGGCGATTTCTCCGTCTCCTACTTCCTCTCCCACTTCCACTCCGACCACTACACCGGCCTCTCCCCCAATTGGTCCAAAGGCGTTGTTTTCTGCTCCCACACCACCGCCAATCTCCTTATCAAAGTCCTCAATGTCCCTTCGCCGATCGTCGTCCCGTTGCCGCTCCGCGAAACCGTCGTGATCGATGGCTGCGAGGTTACGCTCATCGACGCCAATCATTGTCCCGGTGCGGTGCAATTCTTATTCAGGATTCCACGTCCCAACGGAGAATTCGATAGGTATGTTCACACGGGCGATTTTCGGTTCTGTGATTGGATGAAATTAGACCCTTTTTTAGCTGAATTTATAGGTTCCGATGCGGTTTTCTTGGATACTACGTATTGTAATCCGAAATTTGTGTTTCCGTCGCAAGAAGAGTCTGTTGAGTATGTTGCTAGTGTGATAGCGAGAATAGGGAGTGAATATCATAAGGGTGGTTCGATGAGGAATGTTTTGTTTCTTGTAGCTACTTATGTTGTCGGGAAAGAGAAGATTTTACTTGAGATTGCGCGGAGGTGTGGTAGGAAGATACACGTGGACGCTAGAAAAATGGAGGTTTTGCGTGTTTTGGGGTATGGAGAGAGCGGGGTGTTTACAGAGGATGAGTGTGAAAGTGATGTTCATGTTGTTGGGTGGAATGTCTTGGGTGAGACATGGCCATATTTTAGGCctaattttgtgaaaatgaagGAGATCATGGAGGAAAGAGGGTACTCTAAGGTTGTGGGTTTTGTTCCAACAGGGTGGACTTATGAAGTGAAGCGCAATAAGTTTACGGTGAGGTCTAAGGATTCGTTTGAGATTCATCTTGTACCTTATAGTGAACATTCAAACTATGATGAACTTAGGGAATATGTGAAGTTTTTGAAACCCAAGCGTGTTGTTCCTACGGTGGGTTTGGATGTTGAAAATCTAGACAGCAAGCATGCTAATAAAATGCGAAAGCATTTTGCTGGGCTAGTTGATGAAATGGCCAACAAGCAAGAGTTCTTAAGGGGGTTTTATCGAGGGTCCTGTGAAATGGTTGACAAGGTTCAAAAGGATGCCAGCAATGCCTCAAATGAGGGGATGGACGGGGAGAACGAGATCAAGGCATCCAAGGGAAAAACCATTAAAATAACTGATCCGGATCTTGTTTTGGACTTGTCATCTTCTCTGAAAGAATCTGGTACTCAAGATCCAGTTGTCTTGAATGTTGAGGATGCATATTCTCTGAAACAGCCTGGTTCACAAGATCTAACTGTGTTGGATGATGAGGAAACAGAGAAAATCATTCAGGAGCTTCGTGATTGCTTGCCAGCATGGGTCACTCGAAGCCAGATGTTAGATCTAATTAGCAGCTCTGGAAGGAATATTGTTGAAGCAGTGTCCAATTTCTATGAACGTGAAACTGAATTTCATGAGCAAGTTTTTGCTTGTACAGCTTCTACATCTACTTCTCAGACCAGCTCACTTAATGACTCTGCATCACTTTTGAACACAGGTATTGTTATGAGCAGTCCAGTTGTAACTGTTGGCAAATCTTTAAGTCAAGACGGTGAGCCAGCCTGCCTGATGCATTTGATTAAGAGTGGCAGTGGCATTTCTCCTGGAAAAATGAATAGGACTATTGGCGATGGGCCAAACAAGAAAGTAAAAGTCAATTCAATTAACAGTGGCACTTCTCCtgggaaaaggaaaatgaatacTGTGAATAAGCTAAACAAGAAAGCAAAGGTCAATTCAACATCGGGCTCTGGTGGGTCAAAACAACCTACAATTACAAGATTTTTCAGTAAAGTTTTGCCTGATGTTTCTCAAGGTGGTAAGGTTGGAAGTACGTTTGAGCAATGCCCTAAAGATGAAAATCTGTTGCCTGATGCTGCTGCCAAGTTATACGAGGATGAAATAGATCTGtttattcaaataataaatggTAACGAGTCATCTAAAAGCCATGCTGCCAACATCCTAAAGAAGACAAAAGGAGATATAAATAAGGCATTGGATATATACTACTGTAATCCTAAGGGTGACCTTAGTGACTCTAGCAAACCAGTTCTTGCACAGAGTGGTGTCGACAACTGCTCTCCTGGCCAAACGAAGAATGTGCCAGAGAGATCAGAATGTATTCCTGATATCTCTGTTCAGGCATTATTAACAAAGGATGCGGATGCAACTCTTGTATCACTACCGCCGGAAAAATACAGTCCTATAGAGCATG CATGCTGGAGGAGTGGACAACCTGCTCCATATATACATCTTGCAAGAACATTTGGGCAGCTCGAGGACGAAAAGGGAAAGATAAAAGCTACTTCTATGTTGTGCAATATGTTCAGAAG TTTGCTGATCTTGTCTCCGGAGGATGTGCTGCCTGCCGTGTATTTGTGCACAAATAAGATTGCTGCTGACCATGAAAATATA GAGCTAAACATTGGTGGTAGTTTGGTCACATCAGCACTCGAAGAGGCATGTGGCACAAATCGGTCCAAAATAAGAGAGATGTATAACAAGCTTGGTGATCTTG GTGATGTTGCTCAAGAATGCCGACAAACACAGACATTACTTGCCCCTCCTTCACCACTTCTAATTAAAGATGTATTTTCTGCACTCCGAAAGATAAG TGTACAAACAGGCAGTGGAAGTACTGTTCGAAAGAAAAGCCTCATGGTAAATCTCATGTGTTCTTGTAGAGAGAAGGAGATGAAGTTTCTTGTTAGAACTTTG GTCAGGAATTTACGGATTGGAGCAATGATGAGAACTGTTCTTCCTGCTTTGGCTCAAGCTGTCTTTATTAATTCCTGCCCTAACTTTTACCATGAAGGAAGAGTTGAAAATTTGAAGGAGAAGCTTCAG TGCCTTTCTGCGACTGTAGTTGAAGCCTATAATATAGTCCCCAATTTG GATCTGGTTGTTCCCTCTCTCATGATCAAGGGCAttgaattttcttcttcaactttgTCAATGGTTCCAGGAATACCTATTAAGCCTATGCTTGCAAA AATCACCAATGGTATCCCGCAAGCGCTGAAGCTCTTCCAAAATAAAGCCTTTACATGTGAATATAA ATATGATGGTCAGCGTGCCCAAATTCACAAATTAGTTGATGGATCTGTACGCATTTTTTCACGAAATGGGGATGAAACAACATCAAGATTTCCAGATTTGATTAATATAATTAAGGAGTCGTGTAAGCCTGCTGCAATGACTTTTGTACTGGATACAGAG GTTGTTGCAGTTGATAGGAAGAATGGCTGCAGACTCATGTCCTTCCAAGAACTATCTTCACGAGGGAGAGGGAGCAAAGATACCTTTATTACAGTGGATAGTGTGAAG GCTGTTGAGCTTTTCTCTCCGCCAAAGACGAAAAA AACTGAAGGATTTGTTTTATGA
- the LOC132183417 gene encoding uncharacterized protein LOC132183417 encodes MGNYISCTLSSAGGGRHSRATKVIFPSGEIRQIHEPTKAAELMLETPNFFLVNSVSLHIGRRFSALSADEDLEMANVYVMFPMRRLNSVVTAGDMGALFLTANSTAQHRRVIPESGDDGTPNLFEGKAGDDEWHESEAAVEVPKLNLDDIEEFSAPEFIHRLSMCRSKKPVLETIAEEAVFSY; translated from the coding sequence ATGGGAAACTACATTTCTTGCACTCTTTCCAGCGCCGGTGGCGGCAGGCATTCCAGAGCGACAAAAGTGATCTTCCCGAGCGGCGAAATCCGACAAATCCATGAACCAACTAAAGCGGCGGAGCTCATGCTCGAAACGCCGAACTTCTTCCTCGTAAACTCGGTGTCTCTCCATATCGGGAGGAGGTTCTCTGCGCTCAGCGCCGACGAGGACCTGGAGATGGCCAACGTTTACGTAATGTTCCCCATGAGGAGACTGAACTCTGTAGTGACGGCGGGTGACATGGGCGCCTTGTTCCTCACCGCCAACTCCACCGCCCAGCACCGGCGGGTCATACCGGAGTCTGGAGACGACGGTACTCCAAACTTGTTCGAAGGGAAAGCAGGTGATGATGAATGGCACGAAAGCGAGGCAGCCGTGGAGGTGCCAAAGCTGAATTTGGATGATATTGAGGAGTTCTCGGCGCCGGAGTTTATCCACAGGCTGTCCATGTGCAGATCAAAGAAACCAGTGTTGGAGACCATAGCAGAAGAGGCagttttttcatattaa